A stretch of DNA from Catenulispora acidiphila DSM 44928:
GCCGACATAGCCCTGATTCATCATCCGCAGGGTCTGGTCGTGCAGATAGCCGTAGAGGTCGCGCTGGGTTTCCAGGAACTGGCGGATCTCGGGCTCGCCCCAGGTCGGCCAGTGGTGCGAGGCGAAGACGACGTCCGCCTTGCCGGCGAACAGATCCAGCGCTTGTCCGAGGTAGTGGGACCAGATCCGTGCGTCGCGGATCTTCGCGCCGCGCAGCGTCAGGATGTTGTGCAGATTGTGCGTGGCGTTCTCCGCCATACACAGAGCCCTGTGATCGGGGAGCAGGAAGTTCATCTCCGAGGGCGCCTCGGTTCCGGGCGTCATCTGGAAGACGAACCGTACGCCGTCGACCGTCTCCTCCTGCCCGGTCTCGGTGATCGACTTCGTCGGCGGTACCAGGCCCACGGTCCCGGCGGAGGCCTGGTAGCCCAGTCCCATGCCGACGCCAGCGGTCGGTCCGTGCTCCGTCGTGCCGGCGGAGTAGTACATGCCCCGGCGCAGCATCGCGGTACCGGCGTAGACGTTCTCCGACACGGCCTCGGCCATGAAGCCGTCCGGCGCCAGGATCGGCGCCTTGGATCCCGGCTCCAGCACGCCGCCGACCCCGCCGAAGTGGTCGATGTGCGAGTGCGTGTAGATCACGCCGGTCACCGGCTTGTCGCCGCGCACCTTCCGGTACAGCGCCAGCCCGGCGGCCGCGGGCTCGGCCGAGACCAGCGGGTCCACGACGATCACGCCGGCGGTGCCCTCGATCAGCGTCATGTTCGACAGGTCGAAGCCGCGGATCTGGTAGACGCCGTCGACCACCTGGTACAGCCCGACACGCGCACATAGTTGCGACTGCCGCCACAGGCTCGGGTTCACGGTGTCGGGGCAGTCGTCGTCCAGGAAAGACAGCGCGTCGAAGTCCCAGGCGACCTTGCCGTCGGCGGTCTCGATCTGCCGGTACTCCGGAGCTGCGAGGAAACCTCGATCGGCGTTGGCGAAGTCGGTGCGGTCGCCGAAGTCGGCGCCTTCTTGCGTGGCTGTCACGGCTGCTCCCTGGGCTGGGCGGGCATACTCCGCCATGCTCGGAGCGGTCGGGGGCGTCCGCCATCGGGGAGCGCCATTCGGCGATGCGGGAGGCTGGATCCGGTCGCGGCTAGCCCGGCATGAGGACGGTCTCGAGGGCTCCCGATGGCGACGATGTGGGGTCTGCCGACGGCGACGACGTGCCCGTCTTCGTGGCGAACGGTACGGACCCGTTCCCTCCAGCCGACGTCGGCAGGGCGTCGGCGGCGGCGATCGCGGTGTTCCACGCCGGGCTGTCCAGTATCGAGGTGACCTGGTCCGGCGAGAGGAGCAGCACTGCGCCGTAGGCCGCGGCACTCTTCTCGTTGGGGGCGTCGGTCTCGACGGCCGTGAGCGTGGAGCCGCCGGGACGGACGAGGGTCACGAAGAGGTCGGTCCGGTCGTTGTGGCGGCCGTCGGACGATCCCGGTTGTTTGGCGACGTAGGCGACTGAGCCGTCCTTCTGCGCCTGCGGCGTGCCGAGCGGAGGAACGGAAGGGCCGACGCCGGAGATGACGATGCTGATGTATCCGACGGATTTGCCGGCGGCGAGTTGGGCATCGATCATGACCGCATTCGCGGAGACCGGGGGCGTGCCCGGCGTGCCGTGCTTGACGTCGGTGCCGAGGGTTACGTAGGAACCGCTGCTGACTCCGGCACCGCCGAGGAGAGTTTTCAGGGTCCCGATCAGGTCGCCTTGGGAGATCTGCGGGGCGGAGCTGCTGGAACTCGGAGGGTTGTTGGCCGGGGTGGCGCCATTGGCATTGCCATCGCTGCTTTCATTGCCATTGCCATTGCCATTGCCATTGCCGTTGCCATTGCCGTCGCTGTCGGCATTGCCATTCGGTGTGCCGGGCGACGCCTCCGTCGACATGTTTCCGAGACCTGACGCAGCAGGCGGATTCGTCCCTCCCGCACCCCCGCCGACACTCGCCGTCCGATGCGACCCGACCAGTACGACCCCCGCGAACACGACAGCCACGGCCACCACCGAGCCGAGCACCTGCACGGCCCGCTCCAGGCGCCGCATCCGCGTCCCGCGCGAGACACCGCCGGCGGCAAGCCGCACGACGTCCGGCTCCAACCGGCGCGCGGTCTCCCGCATGGCGTGGGGCAGATCGTCGCGCACGTGGCACCTCTTTGGTTCGGTTCCTCCCTGTGTGATGTCCGACGCGCGGCGGGCTCGGCTTGTTACGCGGCGGGGATCGACATCGCGGAGGTCAGCGGCGGATTTCGGCGGTGTTGTCGGTCCCGGCCGCTAGCGTGATCGCATGCCGAGCGTCGAGACCTGCGAAGCCGTCCAGACTTGCTGGTTCACCTGTCGTGCCGCGGTCCTCGGCGGCCGGAGCTGGACCGATGGTCCGCTGCTGTGGACCCGCGAGGGCGACGCGCAGAATCTGATGTTCCCGGAACGCATTCCGGCTGACGCGGTGAAGCGGGCTGTGGAGCAGGCTCGCGAGACAGGCGTGCGGATTATCGGGGCGTGGCTCGGAGCGGAGACCGACACGTCGGCCTTGG
This window harbors:
- a CDS encoding alkyl/aryl-sulfatase codes for the protein MAEYARPAQGAAVTATQEGADFGDRTDFANADRGFLAAPEYRQIETADGKVAWDFDALSFLDDDCPDTVNPSLWRQSQLCARVGLYQVVDGVYQIRGFDLSNMTLIEGTAGVIVVDPLVSAEPAAAGLALYRKVRGDKPVTGVIYTHSHIDHFGGVGGVLEPGSKAPILAPDGFMAEAVSENVYAGTAMLRRGMYYSAGTTEHGPTAGVGMGLGYQASAGTVGLVPPTKSITETGQEETVDGVRFVFQMTPGTEAPSEMNFLLPDHRALCMAENATHNLHNILTLRGAKIRDARIWSHYLGQALDLFAGKADVVFASHHWPTWGEPEIRQFLETQRDLYGYLHDQTLRMMNQGYVGAEIAELIQMPPALDAAWHTHGYYGSVSHNVKAIYQRYLGWYSGHPSDLWEQTPVETAKRYAICFGGVPNLVAKAREYADDGDLRFAAQLLKHAVFADPANQDAKSTLADVFDRLALGAECATWRNCYVTGADELRNGVRPTAIGSSGMAGALSVPQLFDTMAIRVDGPKAWDLKVVTDWHFTDLDEHYRLTLQHGVLTYGPQSGASGSVGAADATFTLTKPQFLAVLGGGGLDGVEVEGDPAVLQQVTGVLDEPDPNFAIVTP